CGCGTGGATTACCAACGTATCCGGGAGCGGATTATCTTTTTCAAGCCCATCCAAAAACTTGCTTTCATCCTCCCCCCACTGCTCCTTCATCACCTTAAGTCCTTCTTCTTTCGATACAAATTCAACACTTTTTACCATTGAGTCCTGCTTGATTTGCTCTTGCAACTGATCGATATCATCAGCCGAGGCAGAGGCGCTGAGGGCGGCACGAATCGATACCTGCTTGTCCAATTCGTTGGCCATAAAGTTGATATTAAAAGCGACTACGAGAAAAATGCCGAAAATCAACAACGTAACGCTAACGGCGCTGACGGCGGCAAATGTCATCCAGCCGTTGCGGGCGATGCTTTTAAACGCTTCACGAATGTGTCGCCACATCGTATCAATCTTCATATCCGTATTCCCCCTGCTGCTCGTCGCGGACAATAATTCCTTGTTCAACAGCGATGACGCGTTTGCGCATGGTATTCACAATCTCTTTGTTGTGAGTGGCCATCACGACTGTGGTTCCACGGACATTGATCTCCTCCAACAAGTACATGATGTCCCAGGAGTTTTCAGGATCCAAGTTACCGGTAGGCTCGTCTGCAATGATAAAGCCGGGATTGTTAACCATCGCCCGTGCAATGGAAACCCGCTGTTGCTCTCCCCCGGAAAGTTGGGAGGGAAGAGCGTTCATGCGGTCGTAAAGACCGACCAGCTCCAACATTTCCTGCACCCGGCGCCGAATTTTGCGGCGAGGAGCTTCCACCGCTTCCATCGCAAAT
This sequence is a window from Desmospora activa DSM 45169. Protein-coding genes within it:
- the ftsE gene encoding cell division ATP-binding protein FtsE; this encodes MIEMHDVYKVYGNGVKALNGIDVKIDQGEFVYVVGPSGAGKSTFIKLMYREEEPTHGVILINGVNIKRVRNWKIPYLRRNIGVVFQDYKLLPNMTAYENVAFAMEAVEAPRRKIRRRVQEMLELVGLYDRMNALPSQLSGGEQQRVSIARAMVNNPGFIIADEPTGNLDPENSWDIMYLLEEINVRGTTVVMATHNKEIVNTMRKRVIAVEQGIIVRDEQQGEYGYED